The Saccharomonospora cyanea NA-134 genome includes a region encoding these proteins:
- a CDS encoding ATP-grasp domain-containing protein: MNEAGRTVFVLRETPAHWLSSVVDAAHTLGLRAAVVTPAVAEHEHADLAGLADDVCVIADIRDAEEVAGRIRAATGGARPAGVLTAAEDIIATAARAAELLGVGRCPADVLRLAHNKFAVRQLLAEAGLPGPRHALVSETSEATAVAESVGLPAVVKPVNGAASTLVRTVRSTDELAQACALLARRLPEAPDARYHRPVADRAGGSLDPRRVFLVEGLLRGPEYMVDVVVSDGVAEPVAIVDKPLIDERAFELAMACPPLTLSGERAEAITDVVVRSVLALDLDNTVAHVEVIDDEVAGPTIVEINAGRPVGGATAELIKLHTGVDMFAEFVAAAAGLPRPAPAGNRIPVPLGELIVYPPGGGRLVAIHGLDAVRELPEVISIVTTVSPGQVLSGEQEVYAVNVFVAGFTDHDELAALYDEVTKLVRIELEPLD; encoded by the coding sequence GTGAACGAGGCGGGGAGAACGGTGTTCGTGCTCCGGGAGACCCCCGCGCACTGGCTTTCGAGCGTGGTCGACGCCGCGCACACGCTCGGTCTGCGCGCAGCGGTGGTCACACCCGCCGTGGCCGAACACGAGCACGCCGACCTGGCCGGGTTGGCCGACGACGTGTGTGTGATCGCCGACATCCGCGATGCCGAGGAGGTGGCCGGACGGATCCGCGCGGCCACGGGCGGGGCGAGGCCCGCGGGCGTGCTCACCGCGGCGGAGGACATCATCGCCACGGCCGCCCGCGCCGCGGAACTGCTCGGCGTGGGCCGGTGCCCGGCCGACGTGCTTCGCCTGGCCCACAACAAGTTCGCGGTGCGGCAGCTCCTGGCTGAGGCCGGCCTGCCCGGTCCTCGGCACGCGCTCGTCTCCGAGACCTCGGAAGCCACCGCGGTAGCGGAGTCGGTCGGGCTGCCCGCAGTGGTGAAACCGGTCAACGGCGCGGCGAGCACCCTGGTGCGGACCGTACGGTCGACCGACGAGCTCGCGCAGGCATGCGCGCTGCTGGCGCGACGCCTGCCGGAAGCACCAGACGCGCGTTATCACCGGCCGGTGGCCGACCGCGCGGGCGGCTCGCTCGACCCACGACGGGTCTTCCTCGTCGAGGGTCTACTGCGTGGACCGGAGTACATGGTCGACGTGGTGGTTTCCGACGGCGTCGCCGAGCCTGTGGCCATCGTGGACAAACCGCTCATCGACGAGCGCGCCTTCGAGCTGGCGATGGCCTGCCCACCGCTGACGCTGTCCGGCGAGCGCGCCGAGGCGATCACCGACGTCGTCGTGCGTTCGGTACTCGCGCTGGACCTGGACAACACCGTCGCACACGTCGAGGTCATCGACGACGAGGTCGCCGGGCCGACGATCGTGGAGATCAACGCCGGCCGTCCCGTGGGAGGCGCGACCGCGGAACTGATCAAGCTGCACACCGGCGTCGACATGTTCGCCGAGTTCGTGGCGGCGGCAGCCGGCCTGCCGCGCCCGGCGCCTGCCGGGAACCGGATTCCCGTGCCGCTGGGCGAGCTGATCGTCTACCCGCCTGGTGGTGGACGGTTGGTGGCGATCCACGGCCTCGACGCCGTGCGGGAGCTGCCTGAAGTGATCAGCATCGTCACCACGGTGTCGCCGGGACAGGTCTTGAGCGGCGAGCAGGAGGTCTACGCGGTGAACGTGTTCGTCGCCGGATTCACCGACCACGACGAACTCGCCGCACTGTACGACGAGGTGACGAAACTGGTCCGTATCGAACTGGAACCGCTGGACTGA
- a CDS encoding DUF2975 domain-containing protein, translated as MGKLMVPALRAVLAVLLAGSVFVQTVLVPLLAVDLEQLAPSLSYLRVPVVVLVLLGVVAVQVVLVCVWRLVSMVRRGTVFSHGAFRYVHVVIGAIVVAALLLFALTAVLASANHHVPGDAVAPGMILLLCGGVVAVLGVALIVLVLRMLLAQAVAREAEAGRMRAELAGVI; from the coding sequence ATGGGAAAACTGATGGTGCCCGCGCTGCGTGCCGTACTCGCGGTACTGCTCGCGGGATCGGTGTTCGTGCAGACAGTGCTCGTGCCGCTGTTGGCAGTCGATCTGGAGCAGCTCGCCCCGAGCCTGTCGTACCTGCGTGTCCCGGTGGTCGTGCTCGTACTTCTGGGCGTGGTCGCGGTGCAGGTCGTCCTGGTCTGCGTGTGGCGGCTGGTGTCGATGGTGCGACGCGGAACCGTGTTCTCCCACGGGGCCTTCCGCTACGTGCACGTCGTCATCGGCGCGATCGTGGTGGCCGCTCTCCTGCTGTTCGCGCTGACGGCCGTCCTCGCGTCGGCGAACCACCACGTGCCGGGTGACGCCGTCGCCCCAGGAATGATCTTGTTGTTGTGCGGGGGTGTCGTGGCGGTACTGGGCGTTGCCCTCATCGTGCTCGTACTCCGGATGCTGCTCGCCCAGGCCGTCGCACGCGAGGCCGAGGCGGGCCGGATGCGGGCCGAGTTGGCAGGGGTGATCTGA
- a CDS encoding helix-turn-helix domain-containing protein, with product MPISVDIDVMLARRKMSVGELADRVGITPANLAVLKNGRAKAVRFSTLAALCEALECQPGDLLRWVAEDTEDTEGAADTADGRRWSPATGVDAEASAPTR from the coding sequence ATGCCGATCTCCGTGGACATCGACGTGATGCTGGCCAGGCGGAAGATGTCCGTGGGCGAGCTCGCCGACCGTGTCGGGATCACACCCGCCAACCTGGCCGTGCTCAAGAACGGCCGTGCCAAGGCGGTGCGCTTCTCGACGCTCGCCGCGCTCTGCGAGGCACTCGAATGCCAGCCGGGAGACCTGCTGCGCTGGGTGGCCGAAGACACCGAAGACACCGAGGGCGCCGCTGACACCGCTGACGGGCGCCGCTGGTCCCCGGCGACCGGTGTCGACGCCGAGGCGTCCGCCCCCACCAGGTGA
- a CDS encoding DUF6896 domain-containing protein: protein MTSQPLREVEAYLQALSRVRSAVQRFHPGGQGLASILYLYRSRALEKAGLIQEGIEYNVHGFGCLFIESSGAEIDMDFLEEGTEIFDAWRIRRLSVSLDEEPLESLDEIVAECRNLVSLGRLLEPRSGWFSTVE from the coding sequence ATGACAAGCCAGCCTTTGAGGGAAGTCGAGGCGTACTTGCAGGCCCTTTCCCGGGTGCGCAGCGCTGTTCAGCGCTTCCACCCGGGTGGTCAGGGGCTGGCTAGCATCCTCTACCTGTATCGGTCGCGAGCTCTGGAGAAAGCCGGGCTCATCCAGGAAGGTATTGAATACAACGTTCACGGTTTTGGATGTCTTTTCATTGAGTCCAGCGGCGCCGAGATTGACATGGACTTTCTGGAGGAAGGGACGGAAATATTTGATGCCTGGAGGATTAGAAGGCTTTCGGTGAGCCTCGACGAGGAACCCTTGGAAAGCTTGGACGAAATCGTTGCCGAGTGCAGGAATTTGGTCTCTCTGGGGCGTTTGCTTGAGCCGCGCAGCGGATGGTTCTCGACAGTTGAGTAA
- a CDS encoding Imm52 family immunity protein, producing the protein MFYVGAYWGPRVESANECARRLALCLSQLGVVHPALATWFRKGRSKSAASGNPVATSVDVLEAMLVGGRDRTDVDGRVISELGFSVSLWNKNPVPVSFSTTCGASPATSSVKNYFTLELPEPVGAAAELYDPGVARSFFAR; encoded by the coding sequence ATGTTCTACGTAGGTGCCTATTGGGGGCCCCGAGTCGAGTCGGCCAATGAGTGCGCCCGGCGGCTGGCTCTTTGTCTGAGTCAGCTGGGGGTGGTGCACCCAGCCTTGGCGACGTGGTTCCGTAAGGGCAGGAGCAAGTCCGCCGCCTCCGGCAACCCCGTGGCGACCAGTGTGGATGTTTTGGAGGCCATGCTCGTAGGTGGTCGTGATCGTACGGATGTTGATGGCCGGGTCATCAGCGAGCTCGGGTTCAGTGTGTCGCTGTGGAACAAGAACCCTGTCCCGGTCTCGTTCAGCACCACATGCGGTGCGAGCCCGGCGACGAGTTCTGTCAAGAACTACTTCACGCTGGAGCTTCCTGAACCGGTGGGAGCCGCTGCTGAATTGTATGACCCAGGGGTTGCGAGGTCTTTTTTTGCTCGGTAG
- a CDS encoding DUF1990 family protein — protein sequence MNPARDWVFGRLDTTRAWADLADAGINYSVTEVRRPTWNIDTHRKELPSERPGEPEPEGSWALACRLVHDYEFSPPEIVRALYDPATPLLGRDMLLEARFHMMHFYCGVRITEVVDETRDNGDRVWGWAYETLDGHLERGKVTYEVVKHQHSGAVEFVASSYSQGAPTLDRITFLGWRVFGRRTQLRFYRRCGERLRAFVEAGLRGERVPAGPPLRAGRLVCAPTDAAAHRWDALALHRVAPG from the coding sequence GTGAATCCGGCGCGTGACTGGGTCTTCGGGCGCCTGGACACCACGCGGGCGTGGGCCGACCTCGCCGACGCGGGCATCAACTACTCGGTGACCGAGGTCCGCCGCCCGACGTGGAACATCGACACGCACCGAAAGGAACTGCCCTCGGAGCGGCCGGGTGAGCCGGAACCGGAGGGGTCCTGGGCACTGGCCTGCCGGCTGGTGCACGACTACGAGTTCTCGCCGCCGGAGATCGTCCGGGCGCTCTACGATCCGGCGACCCCACTGCTGGGCCGCGACATGCTGCTGGAGGCCCGGTTCCACATGATGCACTTCTACTGCGGCGTCCGGATCACCGAGGTGGTCGACGAGACCCGCGACAACGGCGACCGGGTCTGGGGCTGGGCGTACGAGACGCTGGACGGCCATCTGGAGCGGGGCAAGGTCACCTACGAGGTGGTGAAGCACCAGCACTCGGGTGCGGTCGAGTTCGTGGCGTCCAGCTACTCACAGGGTGCTCCGACGCTGGACCGCATCACGTTCCTGGGGTGGCGCGTCTTCGGCCGCCGCACGCAGCTGCGCTTCTACCGCCGCTGCGGGGAACGGCTGCGCGCCTTCGTCGAGGCGGGGTTGCGCGGCGAGCGGGTGCCCGCCGGGCCTCCGCTGCGGGCCGGTCGCCTCGTTTGCGCGCCGACGGACGCCGCCGCCCACCGCTGGGACGCCCTGGCGCTGCACCGCGTCGCGCCGGGCTGA
- a CDS encoding DUF1990 family protein, protein MQRPRRMGAVVARWLLGTALVTWRYLWETTPLYRNECQGDERDSPPPVPSGAVDGRAQLASDGYGPLFHRRFQARIADAELDADQLVDRVVCDFKHFVPTEVVDIHADGVENRGLDVGDELVVEMPGPWNGPVRVTHRDATSLRLMTLRGHLEAGQVQFQARGDGEELVFEIELWARPSTRLVHMLYSRLRLAKEVQLNMWVRFCLSAVATSGGRLVDGVHIETRGCAPAMVVS, encoded by the coding sequence ATGCAGCGACCTCGTCGAATGGGCGCCGTGGTCGCACGGTGGCTGCTGGGTACGGCGCTCGTCACGTGGCGTTACCTCTGGGAGACCACGCCCCTCTACCGGAACGAGTGTCAGGGCGACGAGCGGGACAGTCCTCCGCCGGTGCCGTCCGGTGCGGTGGACGGCCGCGCGCAACTCGCGTCGGACGGCTACGGGCCCCTGTTCCACCGCCGCTTCCAGGCACGCATCGCGGATGCCGAGCTCGACGCCGACCAGCTCGTCGACCGCGTCGTCTGCGACTTCAAACACTTCGTGCCCACCGAGGTGGTCGACATTCACGCCGACGGGGTCGAGAACCGGGGGCTCGATGTCGGCGACGAGCTGGTGGTGGAGATGCCGGGGCCGTGGAACGGTCCGGTCCGGGTGACACACCGTGACGCCACGTCCCTGCGGCTGATGACCCTGCGCGGTCACCTGGAAGCCGGGCAGGTGCAGTTCCAGGCCAGGGGGGACGGCGAGGAGCTGGTCTTCGAGATCGAACTCTGGGCCCGGCCCAGCACCCGCCTCGTGCACATGCTGTACTCGCGCCTGCGCCTGGCGAAGGAGGTGCAGCTCAACATGTGGGTGCGCTTCTGTCTGTCCGCCGTGGCGACGTCCGGCGGGCGGCTGGTCGACGGGGTGCACATCGAGACCCGCGGGTGCGCTCCGGCCATGGTGGTTTCCTGA
- a CDS encoding WXG100 family type VII secretion target, with translation MTAYADVEDPAAALATAPEDRPGRQSTKELIEKAGWKIQGVNWIYEKVTGENLVEALINPLLGDFEKIDANAHAWDQVSKALDSVRRNLDAGVDQLGEHWQGDGASSFARRMDSMWALAIEADSQVARIIGDRFKSMANTCRTATSIALSLLDKLVTKLMEAAMTAWIPVVGWGKAVWMVYDAIQIVDAIRKIIISIQTLIEGVQGMVDGIVAMGTALMKIKDIRDVNDALDVLDSYQQGRETYDNGLSAAKSGALGAAYNGYKLGGAVNSATGRYSTPTGTGTSPSPSPSPAPSPSPSPGTGGTGGAR, from the coding sequence GTGACCGCCTACGCCGACGTCGAGGACCCGGCAGCCGCGTTGGCCACGGCACCGGAGGACCGTCCGGGCAGGCAGAGCACGAAGGAACTCATCGAGAAGGCGGGCTGGAAGATCCAGGGGGTCAACTGGATCTACGAGAAGGTGACCGGGGAGAACCTGGTCGAAGCCTTGATCAACCCGCTGCTCGGGGACTTCGAGAAGATCGACGCCAACGCGCACGCGTGGGACCAGGTGTCCAAGGCGCTCGACTCGGTCCGACGCAACCTCGACGCGGGCGTCGACCAGCTCGGTGAGCACTGGCAGGGCGACGGGGCGTCGAGTTTCGCCCGCCGGATGGACTCCATGTGGGCGCTGGCCATCGAGGCCGACTCACAGGTCGCCCGCATCATCGGCGACAGGTTCAAGAGCATGGCGAACACGTGCCGCACGGCGACGAGCATCGCTCTGTCGCTGCTCGACAAGCTCGTCACCAAGCTCATGGAAGCCGCGATGACCGCGTGGATCCCGGTGGTGGGCTGGGGCAAGGCGGTGTGGATGGTCTACGACGCGATCCAGATCGTCGACGCCATCCGCAAGATCATCATCTCGATCCAGACGCTGATCGAGGGCGTGCAGGGCATGGTGGACGGCATCGTGGCCATGGGCACGGCACTGATGAAGATCAAGGACATCCGGGACGTCAACGACGCGCTCGACGTGCTGGACTCCTACCAGCAGGGCCGGGAGACCTACGACAACGGGCTCAGCGCGGCCAAGTCGGGTGCTCTGGGCGCGGCGTACAACGGCTACAAGCTGGGTGGTGCCGTCAACTCCGCGACAGGCCGGTACTCCACACCCACCGGCACAGGAACCTCCCCTTCGCCTTCCCCCTCTCCCGCTCCATCACCGTCGCCGAGTCCCGGCACCGGTGGCACCGGAGGTGCGCGATGA
- a CDS encoding glycosyltransferase family protein: MESSLALVDETAAGTRAAVTDQPRRWRPGRGTWNLAVVGGCVALFALLAWNSRWIADDGLIVLRTVRHLLEGHGPVFNVGERVEVNTSPLWTYLLALVGMSGLRLEWLSLAVGGLCAVAGLGLALDGTRRLHGTTVVLAPAGVLAVLAMSPFREFATSGLETGLAFCWLGAVWWLLVRLARDDGGRHWPTALVIGLGPLVRPEFALFTAAGFVALLVVTRARRGPALRLALVAGALPVAYQVFRMGYYGLLTPNTALAKEASTPRIDRGWRYLTDTVDTYLLLVPLLALAVALVVTVRRRTVAGLGVAVLAPVLVLTLYVVWIGGDFMHARMLLPAIFCLLLPVLVLPATPRALLPLGVVGAWTVAAGWWLHVPYSPQEPAGIGISDERAFWAYSTRQEHPVLAEHFAEVPMMSAPLDTLHAQDGPVIVAHGETGWQAHPTTLSHSTVVTCCIGAVGMLTDSDVRVHDSLALANPLASHAEPRPQGMAGHDKHLPPAWDLADAGTPGAGLADARAALACPEVRDVLASVREPMSLERFWDNLTGAFHRTGLRYDPDPAVAKTCGAAVG, encoded by the coding sequence GTGGAGAGTTCGTTGGCCCTCGTCGACGAGACCGCCGCCGGCACCCGCGCGGCCGTGACCGACCAACCCCGACGATGGCGGCCCGGTAGGGGGACGTGGAACCTGGCTGTGGTGGGTGGGTGTGTGGCGTTGTTCGCGCTGCTCGCCTGGAACAGCCGGTGGATCGCCGACGACGGTCTCATCGTGCTGCGCACGGTACGGCACCTGCTGGAAGGCCACGGCCCCGTCTTCAACGTCGGTGAGCGCGTCGAGGTGAACACAAGTCCACTCTGGACATATCTGCTCGCGCTGGTGGGTATGTCGGGCCTGCGCCTGGAATGGCTCTCGCTCGCGGTCGGTGGGTTGTGCGCTGTCGCCGGGCTCGGTCTGGCGCTCGACGGCACCCGCCGGCTGCACGGCACCACGGTGGTGCTCGCCCCCGCCGGTGTCCTCGCAGTCCTCGCGATGTCGCCGTTTCGCGAGTTCGCCACGTCCGGCCTGGAAACCGGCCTGGCCTTCTGCTGGCTCGGCGCGGTGTGGTGGCTGCTCGTCCGCCTCGCCCGCGATGACGGTGGGCGCCACTGGCCCACGGCTCTGGTGATCGGGCTCGGCCCTCTCGTCCGCCCCGAGTTCGCCCTCTTCACCGCCGCCGGGTTCGTCGCGCTGCTCGTCGTCACCCGCGCCCGCCGCGGCCCTGCACTCCGTCTGGCGCTGGTGGCCGGGGCACTGCCCGTGGCCTACCAGGTGTTCCGCATGGGCTACTACGGCCTGCTGACACCGAACACCGCCCTCGCCAAGGAAGCGTCCACACCGCGGATCGACCGGGGCTGGCGGTACCTCACGGACACCGTCGACACCTACCTCCTGCTCGTTCCGCTACTCGCGCTGGCAGTCGCTCTGGTGGTGACCGTGCGCCGGCGCACGGTGGCCGGGCTCGGGGTGGCCGTGCTCGCTCCCGTGCTGGTGCTGACGCTGTACGTGGTGTGGATCGGCGGCGACTTCATGCACGCCCGCATGCTCCTCCCCGCGATCTTCTGCCTGCTGCTGCCCGTACTCGTCCTCCCCGCCACACCCCGCGCACTGCTTCCCCTCGGCGTGGTCGGTGCCTGGACGGTAGCGGCGGGCTGGTGGCTCCACGTCCCCTACAGCCCACAGGAACCGGCGGGTATCGGCATCAGCGACGAACGAGCCTTCTGGGCCTACTCCACCCGTCAGGAGCATCCCGTGCTCGCCGAGCACTTCGCCGAGGTGCCGATGATGAGCGCCCCGCTCGACACGCTGCACGCCCAGGATGGACCCGTGATCGTCGCTCACGGCGAAACCGGATGGCAGGCCCATCCCACGACCCTTTCCCACAGCACCGTGGTCACCTGCTGCATCGGTGCCGTGGGCATGCTCACCGACTCGGACGTCCGCGTGCACGACTCCCTGGCACTCGCCAATCCCCTCGCCTCACATGCCGAACCCCGCCCCCAGGGCATGGCCGGACACGACAAACACCTCCCACCGGCATGGGATCTCGCCGACGCCGGAACGCCGGGCGCGGGGCTGGCCGACGCCCGCGCCGCCCTCGCGTGCCCGGAGGTGCGGGACGTCCTCGCCTCGGTGCGCGAGCCGATGAGCCTGGAACGGTTCTGGGACAACCTCACCGGCGCGTTCCACCGCACTGGTCTCCGTTACGACCCGGACCCGGCAGTCGCGAAGACCTGTGGTGCCGCCGTGGGCTGA
- the lnt gene encoding apolipoprotein N-acyltransferase, translated as MRREPRRRWAGRALAPLAGAVLACSLPGAGLWWLAWTGLVPLLVLLARAHSYRDAAWLSWAAAVGFFLTAHHWLVPHLGMFTVPALAAVGLLWVPFGLGAYRVLRPPLSWARAALGLSFLPCLWVTLEALRSWKHLGGSWTPLGLGQWRTPHVLDVAALGGVWLLSALVVAVNVGVAVVVLPGAHGRARLLGGSAALLFVVAGTVHGALHTASPATGHVRVAGVQPGLVSDSLAEHLRLTDQLTRTTADVVVWGQSSVALDPSRRPDVAIGLRRAAESAGGHLLVNVDAQGPDGRITKSTHHYRPDGVAGTYRKQRLAPFGEYVPLRPLLGPLLGHTDAARVDRAPGDTPTLLRVGDVRLGPLISYESTFPDLRRTLTARGADVTVVQGSLTTFHDTWAQRQQASAEAVRAVESGRSTVLVNSSGTSAAFDADGRLLAWVPPTHRGTFTVSVPLHEGLTPYVRWGDWFPVLATAVTGVTAALLFVARRPRDIPACPQVVNACSQLPYAPSASGAPPRPRHPHGGGA; from the coding sequence GTGCGCCGCGAACCACGCCGCCGCTGGGCGGGGCGAGCGCTCGCTCCGCTCGCGGGCGCGGTCCTGGCTTGCTCCCTCCCCGGCGCGGGCCTGTGGTGGCTGGCATGGACCGGTCTCGTACCGCTGCTCGTGCTGCTCGCGCGCGCCCACTCCTACCGCGACGCGGCCTGGCTGAGCTGGGCCGCCGCCGTGGGGTTCTTCCTCACCGCCCACCACTGGCTCGTTCCGCACCTGGGCATGTTCACGGTTCCCGCGCTGGCGGCCGTCGGACTCCTCTGGGTTCCGTTCGGCCTCGGCGCGTACCGGGTGTTGCGGCCCCCGCTGTCCTGGGCGAGAGCCGCGCTCGGCCTGTCGTTCCTGCCCTGCCTGTGGGTGACGCTGGAAGCCCTGCGCTCCTGGAAACACCTCGGCGGCTCGTGGACCCCGTTGGGGCTGGGGCAGTGGCGGACACCGCACGTGCTGGACGTGGCAGCGCTCGGCGGTGTGTGGTTGCTCAGTGCACTGGTGGTCGCGGTGAACGTCGGCGTCGCGGTCGTCGTCCTCCCCGGCGCCCATGGCCGGGCGCGGCTGCTCGGCGGTTCCGCTGCGCTGCTGTTCGTCGTCGCCGGCACGGTCCACGGTGCCCTCCACACGGCTTCCCCGGCGACCGGGCACGTACGTGTCGCCGGGGTGCAACCCGGCCTGGTCTCGGACAGCCTCGCCGAACACCTCCGGCTCACCGATCAACTCACCCGCACCACGGCGGACGTGGTGGTGTGGGGCCAGAGCAGCGTCGCGCTCGATCCGTCACGGCGACCGGACGTGGCGATCGGGTTGCGCCGGGCCGCCGAATCCGCGGGCGGGCATCTCCTCGTGAACGTCGACGCGCAGGGCCCAGACGGGCGCATCACGAAGTCCACCCACCACTACCGTCCCGACGGCGTCGCAGGCACCTACCGTAAGCAGCGGCTGGCGCCGTTCGGGGAATACGTGCCCCTGCGCCCGCTGCTCGGCCCACTCCTGGGGCACACCGACGCCGCACGGGTGGACCGGGCGCCCGGCGACACACCGACCCTGCTGCGGGTGGGGGACGTCCGGCTCGGCCCGCTGATCTCGTACGAGTCCACGTTCCCCGACCTCCGGCGCACGCTCACCGCCCGGGGGGCGGACGTGACGGTGGTGCAGGGCTCCCTCACCACGTTCCACGACACCTGGGCTCAGCGGCAACAGGCGAGTGCCGAGGCCGTCCGGGCCGTCGAGTCCGGACGCTCGACCGTCCTCGTCAACTCCAGCGGAACGTCCGCGGCCTTCGACGCGGACGGCCGTCTGCTGGCCTGGGTGCCGCCGACCCACCGTGGCACCTTCACCGTCAGCGTGCCTCTGCACGAGGGCCTCACCCCCTACGTCCGGTGGGGAGACTGGTTCCCGGTCCTCGCCACCGCTGTGACCGGGGTGACGGCGGCGCTGCTGTTCGTCGCGCGTCGCCCGCGCGACATCCCGGCGTGTCCGCAGGTTGTGAACGCGTGTTCGCAGTTGCCGTACGCCCCCTCCGCCTCCGGTGCTCCTCCCCGGCCCCGCCACCCGCACGGCGGCGGGGCGTAA
- a CDS encoding MDR family MFS transporter produces the protein MIDRARTEPVSDRDSTTPRSGPLIAVLVASAFVMILNETILSVALRDLTVELGVTTTTVQWLTSGFLLTMAVVIPTTGFLLERFTPRHIFLASLSLFSTGTLLSALAPGFGVLLAGRVVQACGTAVMVPLLMTSVMRLVPPQRRGAMMGTITIVIAVAPAVGPTIGGALLSSLGWRWMFWLVLPLALSALALGAKWFRLDGHTRKVPLDMGSVLLSALGFGGLLYGLASIGESGGQGHALPPWLPVVVGVAALAVFTYRQVRLQRDDRALLDLRPFTYRSFVLGVTLTGLVFICLLGVGSIMLPLYLQTVLNTSTFVSGLAVLPGGLVLGLLGRPVGALFDRLGSRPLVIPGALAMAGSLWLFTTLGPGSPLEAVIAIHVLLMTGLAFMMTPLMTESLGVLPEHLHSHGSAILSTLQQVAGALGTAVFVTVAALGSAEDAVSPDADGLRLAFVTAGCIGVAALVAALFTPRRKTAEDPTGSDEHGEPVNTAAATAHDTR, from the coding sequence ATGATCGACAGAGCTCGCACCGAACCGGTGTCCGACCGTGATTCCACCACCCCCCGGAGCGGCCCGTTGATCGCGGTGTTGGTCGCTTCGGCGTTCGTCATGATCCTCAACGAGACGATCCTGAGCGTCGCGCTGCGCGACCTCACCGTCGAACTGGGGGTCACCACCACGACGGTTCAGTGGTTGACCAGCGGGTTCCTGCTGACGATGGCGGTCGTCATCCCGACGACCGGCTTCCTGCTCGAACGCTTCACCCCTCGGCACATCTTCCTCGCCTCCCTGAGCCTGTTCAGCACCGGCACTCTGCTCAGCGCGCTCGCCCCGGGCTTCGGCGTCCTGCTGGCGGGCCGGGTCGTGCAGGCCTGCGGCACCGCCGTGATGGTGCCGCTTCTGATGACCTCGGTGATGCGCCTCGTGCCGCCCCAGCGGCGGGGAGCGATGATGGGCACGATCACCATCGTCATCGCCGTCGCACCCGCGGTGGGTCCCACCATCGGTGGTGCCCTGCTGTCCTCTCTGGGCTGGCGCTGGATGTTCTGGCTCGTGCTCCCGCTGGCGCTGTCCGCGCTGGCCTTGGGTGCGAAGTGGTTCCGGCTCGACGGTCACACGCGGAAGGTGCCGCTCGACATGGGGTCGGTACTGCTGTCCGCGCTCGGGTTCGGTGGTCTTCTCTACGGCCTGGCGTCGATCGGTGAATCGGGCGGTCAAGGTCATGCGTTGCCGCCGTGGCTGCCCGTCGTGGTCGGCGTCGCCGCACTCGCCGTGTTCACCTACCGGCAGGTCCGCCTGCAACGCGACGACCGCGCGCTGCTCGACCTGCGGCCGTTCACGTACCGCAGTTTCGTGTTGGGCGTGACGTTGACCGGCCTGGTGTTCATCTGCCTGCTGGGAGTGGGCTCGATCATGCTGCCGCTCTACCTGCAGACGGTGCTGAACACCAGCACGTTCGTCAGTGGGCTGGCGGTACTGCCCGGCGGTCTGGTCCTCGGGCTCCTGGGCCGCCCGGTGGGCGCGTTGTTCGACCGGCTGGGTTCCCGGCCGCTGGTCATCCCGGGCGCCCTGGCGATGGCCGGTTCGCTCTGGCTCTTCACCACGCTCGGCCCCGGTTCGCCGTTGGAGGCGGTCATCGCCATCCACGTCCTGCTCATGACAGGTCTCGCCTTCATGATGACCCCGCTCATGACGGAGTCCCTCGGCGTGCTGCCCGAGCACCTGCACTCGCACGGCAGCGCGATCCTGTCCACGCTCCAGCAGGTCGCGGGCGCGCTGGGCACCGCCGTGTTCGTCACCGTCGCCGCTCTCGGCAGCGCCGAGGACGCCGTCAGCCCCGACGCCGACGGCCTGCGCCTCGCCTTCGTCACCGCGGGCTGCATCGGGGTGGCCGCTCTGGTCGCGGCGCTGTTCACCCCCCGTCGCAAGACGGCTGAGGACCCGACCGGTTCGGACGAGCACGGCGAACCGGTGAACACCGCCGCGGCGACAGCCCACGACACCCGATGA